One Cryptomeria japonica chromosome 9, Sugi_1.0, whole genome shotgun sequence genomic window carries:
- the LOC131061003 gene encoding septin and tuftelin-interacting protein 1 homolog 1, which yields MDEYQHMERFGVENDYVDGQWIGGEFYYRKRKEKRSQTKDDVLYGVFDESDSDEEGSSKRRRRDVIKKGDLTKPVNFVSTGTVMPSEEIDKKVEEKDEGMLGTSAGLGFKPNDKDDTREQDNFLPTAFGRIIKEGAERRERERDRDRSKGSIGKGKESAGVGNGMIGTFEKHTKGIGMKLLEKMGYKGGGLGKNEQGIALPIEAKLRPKNMGMGFNDFNEVSTGLPSLPAMEEKGEEKVNEVKPRTKEKLWSKQNQSRKKEYITAEELLAQKQEQGVEVVQKVLDMRGPQVRVLTNLENLNAEKKAIEHQTPMPELQHNVKLILDMVEADIQKFDQNLRHERESVAIYQKEKERLQKESARQKKQLENIEDIKGALDRIEESVAVGTMTLELLASVFENLQSKYREDYTMCNLSCIASSFALPLLIRVFQGWEPLQHPSHGLEVMSLWQRLLQGDEPRDYGIYTETELASSTPYTQLFTEVILPAVRIAATNSWEPRDPEPMLRFLETWEKLLPASVLYNILDHIVMPKLTAAVDTWDPRRETVPIHAWLHPWLPLLGQRMEPLYPTIRYKLGNVLHAWHASDASAYAILSPWKTVFDPASWEQLIVRFIVPNLMTVLQEFVINPADQQLDQFNWVMAWASAIPIFHMVAMLEAGFFPKWQQVLYHWLCSNPDFNEVTQWFLGWKGLFRPELLANERIRSQLNVALEMMNQAVEGMTVEQPGARENVSYLRVTEQRQFEALQQQQAAAAYAQQQASTSLGSGIHLNNSMGAPQLSLKEVIETYAQEHDIQFFPKVGRTHDGLQVYGFGSVSIYLDSAKQQVLAQSGDRWVIASLEQLVEMHRNRTGGNH from the coding sequence ATGGACGAATATCAGCATATGGAAAGATTTGGCGTGGAGAATGATTATGTGGACGGACAGTGGATTGGAGGGGAATTTTATTACAGGAAGCGAAAAGAAAAACGCTCTCAGACTAAGGACGATGTGCTCTATGGTGTATTTGATGAGAGCGATTCCGACGAGGAGGGCTCATCGAAAAGGAGGAGAAGGGATGTCATTAAAAAGGGGGATTTGACTAAGCCTGTCAATTTTGTGTCAACTGGCACCGTTATGCCTTCTGAGGAAATTGATAAGAAGGTGGAAGAAAAAGACGAGGGGATGCTTGGTACCAGTGCAGGGTTAGGGTTTAAGCCGAATGACAAGGATGATACCCGAGAGCAGGATAATTTTCTTCCGACTGCTTTTGGTAGGATAATCAAGGAAGGagcagagagaagagaaagagaaagggacaGAGATAGATCGAAGGGCTCAATAGGGAAAGGAAAGGAGAGCGCTGGTGTGGGAAATGGCATGATTGGCACTTTTGAGAAGCATACCAAGGGTATTGGAATGAAATTGTTGGAGAAGATGGGTTACAAGGGTGGAGGTCTAGGAAAGAATGAACAGGGGATTGCACTTCCTATAGAGGCAAAACTTAGGCCAAAGAACATGGGTATGGGTTTCAATGATTTCAATGAAGTATCCACTGGTTTGCCTTCATTGCCCGCGATGGAGGAAAAGGGGGAAGAGAAGGTGAATGAGGTTAAGCCTCGGACGAAAGAGAAGCTGTGGTCCAAGCAAAACCAAAGTAGGAAGAAAGAATACATAACAGCTGAAGAACTTTTAGCTCAGAAGCAGGAACAGGGTGTTGAAGTAGTGCAGAAAGTGCTTGACATGAGAGGTCCTCAAGTGAGGGTGTTGACGAATCTTGAAAACTTGAATGCTGAAAAGAAGGCTATCGAGCATCAAACACCTATGCCAGAGTTACAACACAATGTGAAGTTGATTTTAGATATGGTAGAGGCAGATATTCAGAAGTTTGATCAGAATTTAAGGCATGAGAGAGAGTCTGTGGCAATATATCAGAAAGAGAAGGAGAGGCTTCAGAAAGAGAGTGCACGGCAGAAGAAACAACTAGAGAACATAGAGGATATTAAGGGAGCATTGGATAGAATCGAGGAGAGTGTTGCGGTAGGTACTATGACATTGGAATTACTTGCAAGTGTCTTTGAGAATTTACAGTCCAAATATCGGGAGGACTACACGATGTGCAACTTGTCATGTATTGCATCTTCATTTGCTTTGCCATTGCTGATAAGAGTGTTTCAAGGTTGGGAACCACTTCAGCATCCTTCGCATGGTTTAGAGGTAATGTCATTGTGGCAGAGGCTTCTGCAAGGGGATGAGCCCCGTGATTATGGTATTTACACAGAAACAGAACTTGCTTCTTCAACTCCTTACACTCAACTCTTCACTGAAGTTATTCTTCCAGCAGTGAGAATAGCTGCTACAAATTCCTGGGAGCCCAGGGACCCTGAACCTATGCTACGTTTTCTGGAAACATGGGAGAAGTTACTACCGGCTTCAGTTCTTTATAACATTCTGGATCATATAGTGATGCCCAAATTAACAGCAGCAGTAGATACTTGGGATCCTCGCAGGGAGACTGTGCCAATACATGCATGGTTACATCCTTGGCTTCCATTGTTGGGCCAGCGTATGGAGCCTTTATATCCGACCATTCGATATAAGCTGGGGAATGTGCTTCATGCCTGGCATGCAAGTGATGCATCTGCATATGCAATTTTATCACCTTGGAAAACTGTATTTGATCCTGCTAGCTGGGAGCAGCTGATTGTTCGTTTTATTGTACCTAATCTGATGACAGTTCTGCAGGAATTCGTAATCAACCCGGCTGATCAGCAACTAGACCAATTCAACTGGGTTATGGCTTGGGCATCTGCTATTCCAATATTTCATATGGTTGCAATGTTGGAGGCAGGTTTTTTTCCAAAGTGGCAGCAAGTTTTGTATCATTGGCTATGTTCAAATCCTGATTTTAATGAAGTAACACAGTGGTTTTTAGGGTGGAAAGGACTCTTTCGCCCTGAACTTCTTGCTAATGAGAGGATCAGAAGTCAGCTAAATGTAGCCCTTGAAATGATGAATCAAGCTGTAGAGGGTATGACTGTGGAACAACCTGGGGCTAGAGAGAATGTGAGCTATCTTAGGGTGACAGAGCAGCGTCAGTTTGAGGCACTTCAGCAGCAGCAAGCAGCAGCAGCATATGCTCAACAGCAAGCCTCAACTTCCCTGGGCAGTGGGATTCACCTGAATAATTCGATGGGTGCACCTCAATTGAGTTTGAAGGAAGTGATTGAAACATATGCTCAAGAACATGACATCCAATTCTTCCCTAAAGTGGGACGCACGCATGATGGTCTTCAGGTTTATGGCTTTGGATCTGTTAGTATCTATCTAGATTCTGCAAAACAACAAGTGCTTGCACAATCTGGAGATAGATGGGTGATTGCGTCATTGGAGCAGCTAGTTGAGATGCACCGCAATCGAACTGGAGGAAATCATTGA